One window of the Anomaloglossus baeobatrachus isolate aAnoBae1 chromosome 12, aAnoBae1.hap1, whole genome shotgun sequence genome contains the following:
- the LOC142257596 gene encoding olfactory receptor 5AR1-like, translated as MTTALLKKLEGSHSRVVDPFNQSSETRFILLGLSDVPYLKVIGFLSFLVIYMITLLANFLLIISVRINPKLHTPMYFFLTNLSFIDICFSTTVVPKMLKNTLSTDKSVSLVECAIQMHFHLGFGSTECFLLAFMAYDRFAAICRPLHYATIMSKKMCISMAAGSWITSFIHSILEVTYTFQMSFCSSNHVNHFFCEVPPFFKISCSDTWLHEVIMFITATIITILTFLLILISYVQIVSTIVKINSSDRSYKTISTCISHIIVVTFYYGTIMILYLRPHSLTNPNMDRSVAILYTAVTPMLNPIIYSVRNKDVKNTVRKNLIQDILQINISLQNAKNMTDKDKKQSFK; from the exons atgaccactgccttactaaagaaactggAGG GTTCACATTCACGTGTTGTTGACCCATTCAACCAATCCTCTGAGACGAGATTTATTCTTCTTGGTTTGTCTGATGTTCCTTACTTGAAGGTCATTGGCTTCCTTTCATTCTTAGTGATCTATATGATAACATTATTAGCTAACTTTCTACTGATCATTTCGGTGAGAATTAATCCAAAGCTTCACACTCCCATGTACTTTTTTCTTACTAATCTCTCTTTCATTGACATTTGCTTCTCTACTACCGTGGTGCCTAAAATGCTAAAGAACACATTGTCCACAGACAAGAGCGTCTCTCTAGTAGAATGTGCCATCCAGATGCACTTTCATTTGGGTTTTGGGTCAACAGAATGTTTCCTACTTGCCTTCATGGCTTATGATAGATTTGCTGCCATCTGTAGACCACTACACTATGCCACCATCATGAGCAAAAAGATGTGTATCAGTATGGCAGCTGGGTCTTGGATCACAAGCTTCATCCATTCTATTTTAGAAGTGACTTACACCTTCCAGATGTCTTTCTGCAGTTCCAATCATGTTAACCACTTCTTTTGTGAAGTTCCTCCATTTTTTAAAATATCCTGCAGTGACACTTGGCTCCATGAAGTAATAATGTTTATTACAGCAACGATCATAACTATTTTGACCTTTCTCTTGATTTTGATTTCATATGTCCAAATCGTGTCCACAATCGTAAAGATCAATTCTTCCGATCGGAGCTATAAAACAATCTCCACATGTATCTCTCACATCATTGTGGTGACGTTCTACTATGGGACCATCATGATTCTGTATTTACGACCACATTCCCTTACTAATCCAAACATGGACAGGTCTGTTGCCATCCTCTACACAGCTGTGACGCCCATGCTGAACCCCATCATCTACAGTGTCAGAAATAAGGATGTCAAAAACACCGTAAGAAAGAATCTAATCCAAGATATTCTACAAATCAATATATCCTTACAAAATGCTAAAAATATGACAGATAAAGataaaaaacaaagttttaaaTAG